Proteins from one Oncorhynchus masou masou isolate Uvic2021 chromosome 12, UVic_Omas_1.1, whole genome shotgun sequence genomic window:
- the tbx16l gene encoding T-box transcription factor TBX6L has translation MYLHEERLLCGDYPLNSQPRNYGYCPPDAVLRGQSWNSSGKVGCEPELSALQVRVSLQGRELWEQFGDIGTEMLITKTGRRMFPSCRVTVTGLNPQAKYVLMMDMVSFDDDKYKWSRDRWEVSGMTESHLPNRFFIHPDSPSLGERWMQYPISFHKLKLTNNTLNSSGLVVLHSMHKYQPRLHIVQSPDPYNPLSGGYLRFTFPEAAFIAVTAYQNSEITKLKIDNNPFAKGFRDNGLNRKRFREKEVQSPEKLNERQLQMELKSSNGSRPVESDDEADVIVSSSSSANSYGAAGSRTDDITSLSATHNPLISAFMNWGAASAMTHNTHTYNTLTTRDYGSPGQHNKARLTGLSNVASPLFLPHPPLGQTHHLGSVGFRRPQAQSRKSVGPHPPHHRGGPSGPAPELSHSHSHTSDHQPQQQQPQPHQAEFDYPLPLPPKVSRMHLPESALRSLEKSPSPSVSGSPWSLTDMLNRIHSREGFGINSVSPQGKLLHAQTQYERPGLELGVNKELRHLCHLPNPPLPDDEPEYLPLHNIMRYHQNSLIGSAGLLRDNYVDPRVPSCKSPMLDL, from the exons ATGTATCTGCatgaggagaggctgctgtgtgGTGACTACCCACTCAACTCTCAGCCCAGGAACTATGGCTATTGTCCACCAG ATGCGGTTCTGCGGGGCCAGTCTTGGAACAGCAGCGGTAAAGTCGGGTGTGAACCCGAGCTTTCAGCTCTTCAAGTCCGGGTGTCGCTCCAGGGTCGCGAGCTATGGGAACAATTTGGCGATATAGGAACTGAGATGCTCATCACCAAAACAGGAAG GCGTATGTTTCCGAGCTGCAGAGTCACTGTGACAGGGTTGAATCCTCAGGCAAAGTATGTGTTGATGATGGACATGGTCTCGTTTGATGACGATAAATACAAG TGGAGCAGGGATCGCTGGGAAGTGAGTGGTATGACCGAGTCACATCTTCCCAACCGCTTCTTCATACACCCAGACTCTCCCTCCCTGGGGGAGAGGTGGATGCAATACCCCATCTCGTTCCACAAGCTCAAACTCACCAACAACACCCTCAACTCCAGTGGCCTG GTGGTTCTTCACTCCATGCATAAGTACCAGCCCCGTCTGCACATCGTCCAATCTCCAGACCCCTACAACCCTCTGTCAGGGGGCTACCTGCGCTTTACCTTCCCCGAGGCAGCCTTCATAGCTGTCACTGCCTACCAGAACTCAGAG ATAACAAAGCTCAAGATAGACAACAACCCCTTTGCAAAAGGATTTCGTGACAATGGACTGAACAGAAAAAG GTTCAGAGAAAAGGAAGTTCAGAGCCCCGAAAAACTAAATGAAAGACAACTCCAGATGGAATTGAAATCTTCAAATG GATCTAGACCAGTGGAGTCAGATGATGAGGCTGATGTCATCGTCTCAAGCTCTAGCTCAGCGAATTCTTATGGTGCAGCAGGATCCAGGACTGATGACATCACGTCTCTCTCTGCTACACATAACCCCTTAATCTCTGCCTTCATGAACTGGGGGGCTGCGTCTGCAATGACCCACAACAcccacacatacaacacacttaCTACCAGGGACTATGGCAG CCCTGGGCAGCATAACAAAGCCAGGCTTACTGGTTTATCAAACGTtgcttctcctctcttcctcccacacCCTCCACTGGGCCAGACTCACCACCTAGGGTCTGTTGGCTTCAGGAGGCCCCAGGCGCAGAGCAGGAAATCAGTGGGGCCTCACCCACCTCACCACCGAGGAGGTCCAAGTGGTCCAGCACCAGAACTCTCCCATAGCCACAGCCACACATCAGACCACCAgcctcagcagcagcagccacAGCCCCATCAGGCTGAGTTTGactaccctctccccctgcccccaaaGGTCAGCAGGATGCACCTACCCGAGAGTGCCCTGCGTAgcctggagaagagcccctcCCCCTCAGTGTCCGGCAGCCCTTGGTCCCTCACCGACATGCTCAACAGGATCCACAGCAGGGAAGGGTTTGGGATAAACTCAGTGAGCCCCCAGGGGAAGCTGCTCCATGCCCAGACCCAGTATGAGAGGCCAGGCCTGGAGCTGGGGGTGAACAAGGAGCTCCG ACATCTATGCCACCTGCCCAATCCACCACTACCTGATGATGAGCCAGAGTACCTGCCTCTCCACAACATAATGCGCTACCACCAGAACAGCTTGATTGGTTCTGCTGGGCTGCTAAGAGACAACTATGTGGACCCTAGAGTGCCCTCCTGTAAGTCACCTATGCTCGACCTATAA